From the Eschrichtius robustus isolate mEscRob2 chromosome 3, mEscRob2.pri, whole genome shotgun sequence genome, the window AGGATGCTTTCCCACAAAAGTTATCACTAGAATATAATGAAAGTACACACAGTATGGGGCTTCTCCTCCAGGACTACTGTGTCATAATAACGTCAATAATTAGGCTGTGGAGATTTTTAGGAGTAAGCTAATTCCAAAACATAGGAAATATGGATTAGTCAGGTTCTAGATGAACAATCTGGCTTGGAATACTGATTAAATTCATGCTGAAGAAGAGATGCACAGACCCTGGAAGCAGATCCAACAACAATTTAAGCAGTTTCCCAGAGCAGTGACAGTCTGGATCAGATATAGAAAGGAGTCATTTTTCCATCTTCCTTGGGCTACTAGTACAAAACCCTCTAGAGTCTCCATGATTTTGACTGTTTCAAAAGTTATTTGCTTTGGCCAAGTTTTTTGTTCAAGGTTTTGTCTGTTCTGGTCAGGATTAACTGTAATGCAGGGTTAAAACCAGCAACTCTAGAGTCATGTATCCTTTTTCTAACCAGTGGAGGACCCAGAAGAAATGGGTGGCAAGCTTTTTCAAAGGTCCACCTGGTAAGATTTTGGGGAGCCCACTCAAGTGGGAAAGACCAAGGAAGAACAAGGCTTCTATTAGCAGGATTATCAGGATAACACTCAGGGCAATAATCAGCTCTGTTAATACGGTCTAAGAATACTTGGTAACATTCATTCTCAACCAGTTCAGTTTGGTACAACCAATGGCCTAGTTCTAAACTAGGGAACCATTGCTGTCCACAGTCAGGGCAATGTGAATTATCTGAGAACATTGGGACCTAGAGAGACAACACAGAAAGCAATGTAACTGTAAGAGGCAACAATGATAAAGAGAAACACCCAAACAACCAGTCCTATTACAGGTTTGGTTTAGCACTTTCTCAGTCCAACCACCATTACTCGGAGAGGGTAAAATTTGGCTTGCACCTCCGTGCAATTCTTCAAGATTTCGTTGTCTATTTTTCACTCACTTGCAACCCAGTCTCTGAACTCAGGGACTGATCCAGTCTATGTTATCAGTCACTTACTAGCAGCACAGATCTCAGAATAGCCCCTTTAAATCCCAGCTTCTCAAGAAAACATAGGGTTCTAGTCtaagttaattattttttcttgtgtgtTATCAGCTGGTGGTATCATGCAGAGGCATCTGGCTTACTCTGCTTTGCTGGTAAGTTATTATGTCTGCTTGGTGAAACAGAGGAGCTGACAGGTCCAATGGGTCTTTGGTGGGCGCTGGCACTCTTGCCGTTGTAATACACGTCCCAAGTCTTAAGGCCTTGGCACTTTATAGCGATGTAGAGGGGTCAGGAAAACCTGGCAGAGTCCTCTTGAGCGTGGATCCAATGAAGTCTTTCTTGGGAGGACCTTAATCAGGACCCAGTCACAGGGAAGTAGCTGCTGTTGAGTTGGTTGAAGGGTCTGGGAATGCTTCACATACCTGTAAATAATAAAACTTCAGACGACTCATATGGGCTTTGAGTTGCTCACAATATTATTAGAAACATGCATTTGGAAATCATTTGGGTCAGTCAAGGTGGGTGAGAATTGTCTCATGGGTTTCCCCATAACAACTTCATATGGGTTCAAACCAATTTATCTGTTGGGAGTTATTCTTATGCTTGATTGGGCAACAGGGAGGATTTTGGTTCATTTAAGGTTTGTACtagcttaatttttgtttttaggactatatatttttttcctactcCTTTTGCACTTTGGGAATAATAAGGTCTGTATAATCATGTTTAACATGGTAAAACTTTGAGATTTCTTGtctctcttctgtgaaatgggtgcCATATATATAGTTCTCCCATAATGGGTGGGATAACGTTAACAATGGTGACAGCCTTCTAAAACAGACTTCAATCCATGCAGGGAAAACTTACAAAATTATTAGATAATATTCTTAATAACTAACCATAGGAAGCTGGATGAAATCCTTTTGAAGGCTGAAAAAGAAACCACAAGGGACATGTCTCATTGCCCACATCTGTCTTTATAGGCTCATATACATTTTAAGTTTAAGAAGGCAATTAAGGCACAGTCCTGAGCTATTCTtggaaaatatatagtaaatcaGTTGGAATTTACAGATGCTTTCATCATCTTTGCACTCCTTCATGACACTGAATGTAACAAGTAAACAAGGTAGGGTAGAGCAGGATGCATGGAACAACTAGACAGGCAC encodes:
- the LOC137762867 gene encoding torsin-1A-interacting protein 2; the encoded protein is MFSDNSHCPDCGQQWFPSLELGHWLYQTELVENECYQVFLDRINRADYCPECYPDNPANRSLVLPWSFPLEWAPQNLTRWTFEKACHPFLLGPPLVRKRIHDSRVAGFNPALQLILTRTDKTLNKKLGQSK